A window of Eucalyptus grandis isolate ANBG69807.140 chromosome 4, ASM1654582v1, whole genome shotgun sequence genomic DNA:
TCGAGTATCAGATATGCGATCCAACACCTTGAAAGCATCTTCGTCGGTATCATCGTCCCCTATATACAAGGGAAGGACGTTACAGTGGCCATTTGCGTTGAGACTTTCTAGTAGAAATTCGATGGCTCGGCCTTTGTCCCATTCGACCGGAGGACGTATCTCCATAACCTGTTCGAGCAAATTATAAACGCATCATCCGGAATGAGCTCGATGTGCTTCTTTAGTAAAACCAAGAATGAAAGAGGTTCCTTGCGCTAAGGAATATAATTTTAGTGAACACGCTTGCCTGCCTCCAATTATGCATGTACCTTTTTGCCACAGGTAATTCTAtatgttggatatgcttccatTGTGGATTCTACTATCTGCTTGAGTTTCCCAACATCCTGCAGAGATTTAACATCCAGTTACTGCGTATATAAGAAAAAGGGCCCGAGATTCTGGGACTGAGTTAAAACATATTTGTTAGATATATGAGGGCATATGTACTAGCATAGAGAAACTGTGGAATGATTATTCCTCTAACGACAGTACAAGGAGGTTGTAAGGATCACCTTCTCATCCACACAACGGTAGTGCACCGATATGCAAAACTTATTGTCTTCGACCATGGCACTGTCTATTCTTGTAGTTCTTTCCTTCAACAGTCTCATTATCTGCTAGCACCAACAACCAAAAAGATGTACAAAGACTATGATAGAAGGAATCACATTCTCAAAACTGCAAGACATTTAACTTCATTGACATCCATATGTTACCGGTGCATGGGAAGTCCTTACCTCCTGAACTGTATCTAGGAAATCTTGAGCTGGTTGGAACCAAACGATTTCATCCCCCTAAAACAAGCAGCAGTAATTTATCTCTTGATTCAAGTGCCGAAGTGTTCTCACTTGTTCAGCATAATAGGAATGTCTTGCAGATGGAGTGCCAAGCATCGAATTATGTTATTTAGAGACGAACCTTTTCATCCAAAGCTCTGGTTTGATGCCTATTGTCCTGGCTCTTCGAGGAGGCTAATGGGATGGATATATCCATTCCATGACTTCCAGCATAACAGACATTGTTCAGTTGCACAAATTCATATACCTAAACGAAGTGtgaaaatttttcttgtttagctAAAGAAAAGCGGGATTAGTCTACAGAAATCCTCGTGTGGTTCCTAAACTGTACTTGATTGAAAAAGCAGCAGAATGGAAGTATAATTAGTACGCAGAAATGAGCATACCTTTTCGCGACACCTTCCACTAACAATTGCAGTGGGAAAGCAGTCTGCAACTTCGCGTACGGCGCAGCGCATCTGCATTTTAATTCAGTCATACACACACACCCTAAATATTTGTCATGTTTGTCTGTCAGCAGTTTGCGCTGGATGAGAAATTGTTTTAGTACATATGCCCTAAAGCAACCAAGTGATTTTGCCAGTTTGATGTGAGAAAACTGACAATCGATAGTCAATCGCTTTGCTTTCACTTGGTTTGCTGTGTTTTATATTGCATCAATCAACACTAGGCAGCTCTCCATCCTAAGGACTATAATTCGGAAATTCGATCCTCTGTAGGAGAGCAGATGCACCTTTTCTGTCATGTACGCCTGATCAGGATTGTCTACAATCTGAGAGAGGGTACCATCATAGTCCAAGAACACCGCAATCTCTTTACCTTCGGCTTTCTTCATGATTCCTTCAAATGTGCACAAGGCAGACGGGTGCTCTCTCTGCATAATGCATTAAAAACCTCACCCATTGATTAACACGAACGcatggtcaattaaaaatggaAGTACGGTGAAAGAACGCGACAATCACAAGAAGTTTACGAATGAAAAGACAAGATGATACTGCAGTTCAATGCAGCACGTAGGTTTCATCGTCGCAATGTGCTTACTAGCCATGAAGAGTAAGAGCCCAAGATAGAATCTCCATTGTCTTCCAGCCTCGCTCTTGAGAAAGATTCCATCTTCTGTTCTTGCGTGGGTGACTGCGGAAATCCCATCTTAGATTCAATTATAGCGCTTCTCTAGATCTACTTTTCCTGCAAGATTTAAGAAGATCCTTCTTTAGAGTATATGTTAAAAAAGATACAATTTAATATAGAGAACATGCACATAAATAGTCTATTTCCTATTGCACGATTAATATAAAGAACGTGCACATAAATAGTCTAATTCCTATTGCATGTCATCTTTCGAGTACGTCACTGGATCAACATCAAAGCCATGGATGACTCCATAAAGGAACGCTAGTTCCAGGGCTTTTAACAAGATGCTAATCTTCAGGTGAAAGCTTTTTAAACAAATGATGCTCCATTTAAGTAAAGCCGGTTCGTCAGGTGGTGTGAATCAAGGCGCTATACTCAAATCCTTGACGACATTGATATCGAGGTACCCACGATCTTAATCCTCAAGATCCGTGTAGGTTTTGCACAAAGCTACAAACCTTGAGCAATAAATAAAGGATTATATAATGGACATTCAGATCTAGGTCAATGAACAACGTGAGAAACAAGATTAGTTTTCTGTTCATGCAGAAGTCTGGTCATATGGCAATAAGACTACGAATCACAGCAACGTAAGACCCCACGAACGTGTGATTCATGACTCTCTTAGCGAGCCGGAAGCGAGAACAGACAGCATTTTCGTCCATTCAAGAGATAGCAGACAAATCCAAAAAGCCAAGGTTAACTCGAAGCGCCAAGCTCGGAGAAATCCTATGTGCGCAAAAACCACCGTGACTATTCACATGATGAGCTCGCGACAAGAGAATACAGTAAGAGAAAACAGGTGGCATGCGCAATTCAAATGGCACACTCTCCTTTCACTAGGCCTGAGTTTCAAGAAAGTTTCGAGGGTAGGTACGGAGTTCGGTTGTCTTGCGCCGTGACTCGGTCACATCCCTTTTCGGCTAATTCGTTTTCGTTTTTGCCGCACTAGCCCTTCGATATGGGTAGAGATCCTCTCGGTTCAAAGAGGCGAATTAGCGCAGCTCAACCTTCCACAATCATGGCGTCGCCACCGACGACTTGAGTGTTGAGATCGGTTTCCCAACGAGAAAGCTAGAGTAATGGGTTAGCAATCTAAGTTAACCGAGTCCATTTACTTAATCGGTTACTAAGAGGAGCAGTATCGATTATCTTTGTTAAAGTCAACCATGGAGGACTGAAAAAGCAGCTTCATTTAGAAGGCAGTCGCTTGTCGCGGGGCTGTCAATTCAGCAAAACCAAAAGGTACTCACCGACTCCCCGCAAAGGACAGATCACTGCCCACTCGAGTAACTTTTAACGTCGAATCCACGTACTTTCCAACCCACCAACCGATTGTAAAATTAGATGGACTGAAGTGGGATGGTCATGCAAGTTCCATTCTTCAATGTGAACGCTAAGTGTCCTAGCTACATACATATCATACGACACATCGCGTTGTAAATTACGTGAGTAGAAAAGTTGAGTACATATAGAGGCGTCTCCATGGTTTATCACGTGATCGATCTTGCTTTCACCCCAAGAAATTTGCtaaccacagagagagagagagagagagagagagagagagagagagcatgacATGGGACAGTAAAAGACAAACTCTCCCGGTGCCAAGCTGTTGTCTGCGAGGTTACGGGATCGACTTGACCATTGTGAGGATCCACGACGTGCGTGGTATCCAAGCATGGAAAGAGAGATGCACGGAACAAACATGTTCGGCCCGTATATTGTGCGCCGGGTACGTATATACCTGTATAGTATAGCCGGATGCATGCACTAAAGGGTAACCCATTAGAAGACGCAGAAAGGTCGAGGAAGTATGCACTAAAGGGTAACCCATTAGAAGACGCAGAAAGGTCGAGGAAGTTGGAGCGTGAAAGGAAAGCATGTAACACAGCGAGAAAGCCTGATTCGTAGACGAAAGAAACCGAACTTTGCATGCAAAATGCGAATGGCGAACTTAAAacactagagagagagagagagagagactgaccTTGTGCCAGATCGAGTTGCATGGAAAAGTGCAGGAGGGGAGGGGGAAGAACGGTGGGAGGCGAGGACGCTTTATTTATAGAGTGAAAGCCAAAAGTTTTCTTGGCCATGGAAGTCACGGGACACTCGCTCGAAGCTACAACACCTTTCTCTTGCTTCTTCCTATAATCCCACCTCTCATTGGACCGACTTCGCACCAACTTGAATTGACCTTAGTAGCCCTGATTAACCAGCCTAATGTGCTCTTAATTTCGTCCCGTAGCAAGAGGTGAACCCGTAATTAATCGGCTTTCGCGCGCCGGAATAAGTTGGGGCCTAATAAAACACGGGTCGTCTTCACACAGGCGATGCTAGGTCGCAACATGACTCGAGAAAGGGCATGTTCGGTTTCGCGTGACGCCGGGATCATCTTAATGACTCAATCGACCCTTTGAGCTTCCTTACACGCTTTGCATAGTTTTGTACGCAATTGGCTTGGCTGAATCTCATTTCATAGGTTTATAAGACCTCCAATTGATctcccaagaaaaagaaaatttcatcgGACGCTTACATATGACATCCGAACATTGTGCCTGATTTTTTATCCGAGATGTTTATAATATTTCCTCTTTCaacccaaaagaagaagaagaagaagaagaaagaagaagaagaagaagaagaagtaaaatcGAGACGGTCCATGAAATTTTTCGTCATGTTCACACTTAGTACGTAGTTACAAGCTTGCATTAGAATTTGGCGCATATAAATTTACTCTCTCCGGTTCATGCTATGTTCTCTGATGCCACCTTAAAGGTCTCTGCGAAAGGCTTGCTTTGATTCCATAATGTCGGCAATTACGGATCTAGACTTtggaaataaatttagaaaatacttGAGAAATTCGACAAAGATTTTAAGTTAATCAATTCTCATTTttgattcaattaaaattaGAGGAAGCTACATTGGTCGTTCTCTCTCACACGTTTTTTCCTTgttaatgaaaagaacaaaaagaacgaAATGGGGTCCTTACACGAAAAGGAGCAATCACGGAACACCATAAAAGTGCTGACAAGTTATTGAATTGAGGTAATCATGTCAATCAAATGTCGAGAACTAATTAAAAAGATGTTAAATATCGCACGCATTTTGCATTGTGATTGACTTTATCGGCCGTATATCATCTACTGAATAAGTCTGCACAATATTCGTTTCATATATTATTACTGAGAGCAATTGGTTCATTCACTGCATAAGATTGCCTGAAAAGCTCCAttcctttcatttcctttcctttctcattcatctagTTGAGGTCATATGCACGGATCTAATGTGTTAAGTTTCCAAACAAAACGAATAGATACACAAGACTGCTTGTGTTGAGCTACGTTTATCTAACGGAAAGTATTTAATATTAAGTGCACGGACGcaatagataattttttgaatatttcaatTATCAAAGACACATGACTTTggtacaaaaaagaaaaaagtttagtTTCTCAAAAGTTAAGGATAAACCCTTCGCATCAATCCTAACACTGTTTTGCTTATCCTTTTGGTTATGCATGATTGGAGATTAAATAAAGAGATGACTGGACTGCAGACCTAACCGAGGTCCCAGGACCTACGGGGAAACTGAAAAGGCTtgagataaaaaggaaatatcatTAGTTAGCAATCATTGCAGCAAGTTCACAAACTCATCTGCTCGAAAA
This region includes:
- the LOC104442173 gene encoding probable trehalose-phosphate phosphatase 2 — protein: MGFPQSPTQEQKMESFSRARLEDNGDSILGSYSSWLREHPSALCTFEGIMKKAEGKEIAVFLDYDGTLSQIVDNPDQAYMTEKMRCAVREVADCFPTAIVSGRCREKVYEFVQLNNVCYAGSHGMDISIPLASSKSQDNRHQTRALDEKGDEIVWFQPAQDFLDTVQEIMRLLKERTTRIDSAMVEDNKFCISVHYRCVDEKDVGKLKQIVESTMEAYPTYRITCGKKVMEIRPPVEWDKGRAIEFLLESLNANGHCNVLPLYIGDDDTDEDAFKVIKRTKHGFSIIVSSVPRETVASYSLRDPNEVHSFLTNLAKWKRSASSS